In one window of Myxosarcina sp. GI1 DNA:
- a CDS encoding alpha/beta fold hydrolase, which translates to MSIFCLIHGSTQNSECWNLLIPELEKLNHQAVKIDLPSDRQNAGGMLYAEIITEQLETIEESVILVGHSFSGIFLPLVASLRSVQHLVYLASFIPKVETSIAEQLFDESPDMFVPDWSEAWTSVIGAGKCPVEDYELALHFLFHDCTPEVAEWGFTTRQLTNAEAAMNEVFPLTDYPSNVSHSYIACDRDRTINPIWSRRAARKFLGVKAIELASGHCPYLSVPKKLAAILDAVSNANQY; encoded by the coding sequence ATGAGCATATTTTGCTTAATACATGGTTCAACCCAAAACTCCGAGTGCTGGAATTTATTAATTCCTGAGTTAGAAAAACTAAATCACCAAGCAGTTAAAATAGATTTACCGAGCGATCGACAAAATGCTGGTGGAATGCTGTATGCAGAGATAATCACCGAACAACTTGAAACAATAGAGGAAAGTGTAATTTTAGTCGGACACTCATTTAGTGGCATCTTTCTGCCTCTGGTTGCCAGCTTACGATCGGTTCAGCATCTGGTGTATCTTGCTTCTTTCATTCCTAAAGTAGAAACGAGTATTGCCGAGCAGCTATTCGATGAAAGCCCAGATATGTTCGTTCCAGACTGGTCAGAAGCTTGGACATCAGTAATAGGAGCGGGAAAATGCCCAGTCGAGGATTATGAGTTAGCCCTGCACTTTCTATTTCATGACTGTACACCAGAAGTTGCTGAGTGGGGGTTTACTACCAGACAACTGACGAATGCTGAGGCAGCAATGAATGAAGTGTTTCCGCTAACAGACTATCCTAGTAATGTATCTCACTCTTATATAGCTTGCGATCGCGATCGAACAATAAATCCAATCTGGTCTCGAAGAGCAGCACGTAAGTTTCTTGGAGTTAAAGCAATTGAATTGGCAAGTGGACATTGCCCCTATCTATCTGTACCTAAAAAATTAGCTGCTATTTTGGATGCAGTGTCAAATGCGAATCAATATTAG
- a CDS encoding phosphoribosyltransferase: MNRVFSNRQEAGQRLAQKLTAYANHPQAIVLGIPRGGVPVAYKIANTLNLPLDVCLVKKLCLTEDPQTAIGAIAEDALLPNYSSITIIPQNTAQHGLNPEEVKAMSIKAWLRYAAREKAELSWRDSCYLKFRPMLRVSQRTVIVVDDGIATGQTMQAAVAVLKRHKPEKIIIATPIASKSAIEQLATQVDDLICLMKPKYLGAVDLWYQDFTQTTDREVCDLLSQMSYKTLARSYSLPSFIKDNRNARTRTS; this comes from the coding sequence ATGAACCGAGTTTTTTCTAATAGACAAGAAGCGGGACAAAGATTAGCCCAAAAACTTACCGCCTACGCTAATCATCCTCAAGCAATAGTATTGGGAATACCTCGTGGTGGCGTACCTGTGGCGTATAAAATTGCCAATACTTTAAATCTCCCTTTAGATGTTTGTTTGGTTAAAAAACTATGTCTGACTGAAGATCCACAAACAGCTATAGGTGCAATTGCCGAAGATGCACTGTTACCCAACTACAGCAGCATCACTATTATTCCTCAAAACACGGCTCAACACGGACTCAATCCAGAAGAGGTTAAAGCGATGAGTATAAAGGCATGGCTTCGCTATGCTGCTCGTGAAAAAGCAGAATTAAGTTGGCGAGATAGTTGTTATCTGAAATTTCGTCCCATGCTAAGAGTTTCTCAGCGTACTGTTATCGTCGTTGATGATGGCATTGCTACGGGTCAAACTATGCAGGCTGCGGTCGCTGTTTTAAAAAGACATAAGCCAGAGAAAATTATCATTGCTACTCCCATAGCATCAAAGTCAGCTATAGAACAATTAGCAACTCAAGTAGACGATCTTATCTGCTTGATGAAACCCAAATATTTAGGTGCAGTAGATCTTTGGTATCAAGATTTTACTCAAACAACAGATCGAGAAGTGTGCGATTTACTTTCTCAAATGTCTTACAAGACTTTAGCAAGGTCTTATTCATTACCAAGTTTCATTAAGGATAATAGAAATGCCCGAACACGAACCTCATAA
- a CDS encoding DUF1830 domain-containing protein — protein sequence MLCYYINSTNKIQLIRVIKDRCLSLEKIVFPQQRILFEAMPEGQLEIYYSQGKNPKIAQTIPCQNLKVNCPTVT from the coding sequence ATGTTATGTTACTACATTAATTCTACCAATAAAATTCAGCTTATTCGAGTAATCAAAGATCGCTGCCTGAGCTTGGAAAAAATTGTCTTTCCTCAACAAAGAATTTTGTTTGAAGCAATGCCAGAAGGTCAGTTAGAAATTTACTATAGTCAAGGAAAAAATCCAAAAATTGCTCAAACTATTCCTTGCCAAAATCTAAAAGTTAACTGTCCGACGGTCACTTAG
- a CDS encoding response regulator: MVFTRSPLRNKLLMLQLDRKHILAIEVAKDIREIIKRSLGNTANWQVFSVNTIAEGLALIQSQQPDVILLEADLLERCSPHIWQQLQTTAENRSIPMIFMASRVRAMDRLQFQQLGAAKAIAKPFDPQELVEAIAQILK; the protein is encoded by the coding sequence ATGGTTTTTACTCGATCGCCTCTTAGAAATAAATTATTAATGTTACAGCTAGATCGCAAACACATCTTAGCGATCGAGGTTGCTAAAGATATTCGCGAAATTATTAAACGCAGCTTGGGAAATACGGCAAATTGGCAAGTGTTTTCGGTAAACACGATCGCTGAAGGATTGGCTTTAATTCAATCACAGCAACCCGATGTAATTTTACTCGAAGCCGATCTGTTAGAGCGGTGCAGTCCTCATATTTGGCAACAACTACAAACTACTGCTGAGAATCGATCTATTCCGATGATCTTTATGGCATCAAGAGTTAGAGCTATGGATCGACTTCAGTTCCAACAATTAGGTGCAGCCAAGGCGATCGCTAAACCTTTCGATCCACAAGAATTGGTAGAGGCGATCGCCCAAATATTAAAGTAA
- a CDS encoding sirohydrochlorin chelatase gives MVITNTFQNSALNSLQLSPLPYQRPLLAIGHGTRNDRGRQTFLDFVATYQKLDTSRPVIPCFLELTEPTIQEGIEACIQQGFTEITALPILLFAARHNKFDVTNELDRASASYPQLSLKYGRHFGITPKIIELWRDRLSELDKPENNPHNISREDTVLLFIGRGSSDPDANGDVYKLARIIWEGSGYKTVETCFIGITHPRLESGFRRAYLYRPKRIIVLPYFLFTGTLMEKISDITARQEEQYPDIDFACLPEMGLAPQLLQILREREIEAQLGQVAMNCEMCKFRLAAVDEHGHGHHHYHSHGHHHHHGHHDPYAKLQDYHQRIWKTP, from the coding sequence ATGGTTATTACTAATACGTTTCAAAACTCGGCGTTGAATTCTCTTCAATTATCCCCTTTACCCTATCAAAGACCTTTACTGGCGATTGGTCACGGAACGAGAAACGATCGCGGAAGACAAACTTTTCTCGACTTTGTAGCGACTTATCAGAAACTAGATACATCTCGTCCTGTAATTCCTTGTTTTTTGGAATTAACTGAGCCTACTATTCAAGAAGGAATAGAAGCCTGTATTCAACAGGGGTTTACCGAAATTACGGCGTTACCAATCTTACTATTTGCTGCCCGACACAATAAATTTGATGTCACCAACGAATTAGACCGAGCCAGCGCGTCCTATCCCCAGTTGAGCTTAAAATACGGTCGTCACTTCGGGATTACTCCTAAAATAATTGAACTATGGCGCGATCGCTTATCAGAATTAGATAAACCAGAAAACAACCCCCATAATATCTCCCGCGAAGATACTGTATTACTTTTTATTGGTAGGGGTTCGAGCGATCCTGATGCCAATGGAGACGTATACAAACTAGCTCGCATTATTTGGGAAGGGAGTGGCTATAAGACAGTAGAAACCTGTTTTATCGGCATCACTCATCCTCGCTTAGAATCAGGCTTTCGTCGGGCTTATCTCTATCGACCCAAACGCATTATTGTTTTACCCTATTTCTTGTTTACGGGGACTTTAATGGAAAAAATCTCTGATATCACCGCTCGACAAGAAGAACAGTATCCCGATATCGATTTTGCTTGCCTGCCTGAAATGGGTCTTGCCCCCCAATTACTACAGATACTTAGGGAGCGAGAAATTGAGGCGCAGTTAGGTCAAGTGGCAATGAACTGTGAAATGTGTAAGTTTCGTCTTGCTGCTGTAGATGAACACGGACACGGACATCATCATTACCACAGTCATGGGCATCACCATCATCACGGTCATCATGACCCCTATGCCAAATTGCAAGATTATCATCAGCGTATTTGGAAGACACCTTAG
- a CDS encoding dihydroorotate dehydrogenase-like protein, giving the protein MVDLSTTYLGMTLRSPLVVGAAAPLTENIDNIKRMEDAGAAAIVLHSLFEEQLLEERYEAYHQFAHPTESYPESDFPVDSEAYLERISRAKKMVDIPIFASLNSSIIGSWGDYVRLVEQAGADGLELNIYDVPTDLSMTGDRVEQTYLDIVRSVTDAVNLPVAVKLSPFFSNMANMAKRLSNANASGLVLFNRFYQPDINLETLEVESNLLLSTSREMRLPMRWIAILYRTLPLDFAATGGIITAQDVIKMMLVGANVTMLVSVLLSHGIEQLQKIEKDMVEWLEAKEYDSIAQLQGSLSQVNCPVPSVFERAQYLKALQTYQPYWRMVDGSYVKNYA; this is encoded by the coding sequence ATGGTAGACCTATCCACAACTTATCTAGGTATGACATTGCGATCGCCTTTGGTTGTTGGTGCAGCAGCACCTTTAACGGAAAATATCGATAATATTAAACGGATGGAAGATGCTGGCGCAGCAGCAATAGTATTGCATTCTTTGTTTGAAGAACAACTACTAGAAGAAAGATATGAAGCATATCATCAGTTCGCTCATCCTACAGAAAGCTATCCCGAATCAGATTTTCCTGTCGATTCAGAAGCCTATTTAGAGCGCATTAGCCGTGCGAAAAAGATGGTGGATATTCCCATTTTTGCTAGTCTCAACAGTTCTATTATAGGTAGCTGGGGTGATTATGTACGTCTGGTGGAACAAGCAGGTGCCGATGGTTTGGAATTAAACATTTATGACGTTCCTACAGATCTGTCAATGACGGGCGATCGAGTAGAGCAAACTTATTTAGATATTGTTCGCAGCGTTACAGATGCTGTCAATCTACCTGTAGCAGTCAAACTGAGTCCTTTCTTTAGTAATATGGCAAATATGGCAAAAAGACTGAGCAATGCAAATGCTAGTGGCTTGGTATTATTCAACCGTTTTTATCAACCCGATATTAATTTAGAAACTCTAGAAGTAGAGTCAAATTTGCTTCTTAGCACTTCTAGAGAGATGCGTTTACCAATGCGCTGGATTGCTATTTTGTATCGTACTCTTCCCCTCGATTTTGCTGCTACAGGCGGGATTATTACCGCTCAAGACGTTATCAAAATGATGCTGGTAGGTGCTAACGTCACCATGTTAGTTAGCGTGCTACTGAGTCATGGCATCGAACAGCTACAAAAAATTGAGAAAGACATGGTTGAATGGTTAGAGGCTAAAGAATACGATTCAATCGCTCAGTTACAAGGCAGCTTAAGCCAAGTAAATTGTCCCGTTCCTAGTGTTTTTGAACGAGCGCAATATCTCAAAGCTCTACAAACCTATCAACCTTATTGGAGAATGGTTGACGGATCGTATGTTAAGAATTACGCCTAA
- a CDS encoding phosphoribosyltransferase — translation MNRVFPNRREAGRRLAQKLTAYANHPQAIVLGIPRGGVPVAYKIANTLNLPLDVCLVKKLSLPNHPETAMGAIAEDELLPEYCGNITIIPQNTAQIHKVNSEQIQAIAARAKVELRWRDRCYRSFRPMLKIPQRTVIVVDDGIATGQTMQAAVAVLKRHKPEKIIIATPVASKPAIEELAAKVDDFVCLMKPKALVAVGFWYEDFTQTKDREVCDLLSQQTCKTLAHQTSAMSY, via the coding sequence ATGAACCGAGTTTTTCCTAATAGACGAGAAGCAGGAAGAAGATTAGCCCAAAAACTTACCGCCTACGCTAATCATCCTCAAGCAATAGTATTGGGAATACCTCGTGGTGGCGTACCTGTGGCGTATAAAATTGCCAATACTTTAAATCTCCCTTTAGATGTTTGTTTGGTTAAAAAATTAAGCCTACCTAACCATCCAGAAACAGCGATGGGTGCAATTGCCGAAGATGAACTGTTACCTGAATACTGTGGCAACATCACTATTATTCCTCAAAACACGGCACAAATTCACAAAGTTAATTCAGAACAAATTCAGGCGATCGCTGCTCGAGCAAAAGTCGAATTAAGATGGCGCGATCGTTGTTATCGAAGCTTTCGTCCCATGCTGAAAATTCCGCAACGTACTGTTATCGTCGTTGATGATGGCATTGCTACGGGTCAAACTATGCAGGCTGCGGTCGCTGTTTTAAAAAGACATAAGCCAGAGAAAATTATCATTGCTACTCCTGTTGCTTCAAAGCCAGCCATAGAAGAATTAGCAGCTAAAGTAGATGATTTTGTTTGCCTAATGAAACCGAAAGCCTTAGTTGCAGTGGGTTTTTGGTACGAAGATTTTACTCAAACGAAAGATCGAGAAGTGTGCGATTTACTTTCTCAACAGACTTGCAAGACTCTAGCTCACCAAACTTCAGCAATGTCTTATTAA
- a CDS encoding GerMN domain-containing protein has product MLDLHITANNIYVNLSQEFTQGRGSSSMIYRVAQVLYTATSINRGASVFLSIEGQPLNEDYPLGGERTSPHLGLLLEYPLTREKFTRDFLFDLHSYSN; this is encoded by the coding sequence TTGCTCGATCTGCATATAACCGCCAACAACATCTATGTAAATTTATCTCAGGAATTTACTCAAGGAAGAGGTAGTAGTTCGATGATTTATCGCGTTGCTCAAGTTCTTTATACTGCTACCAGCATTAATCGGGGAGCATCAGTTTTCTTGTCAATTGAAGGACAACCTCTAAATGAAGACTATCCACTCGGAGGAGAAAGGACTAGTCCGCATCTAGGATTGCTCTTAGAATATCCTCTCACAAGAGAAAAATTTACTAGGGATTTTCTCTTTGATTTGCATAGTTATTCAAACTGA
- a CDS encoding Hsp20/alpha crystallin family protein: MSEQNKTWCPNIEFNETDEELILKAELPGVKIEDLMINAKVSSVSISGICDPDKSTDEKEVIPSQFHYGEIKCNTSLPVAIQPEKATAELIDGVLTITMPKLGVASAVKF, from the coding sequence ATGAGCGAACAAAATAAAACTTGGTGTCCAAACATTGAATTCAACGAAACCGATGAAGAGTTAATTCTTAAGGCTGAACTTCCAGGAGTTAAAATCGAAGATTTGATGATTAATGCCAAAGTTAGCTCTGTTTCAATTTCGGGAATTTGCGACCCAGATAAGTCCACAGACGAAAAAGAAGTAATTCCTTCTCAATTTCATTATGGGGAGATTAAATGTAATACTTCTTTACCCGTAGCCATTCAACCCGAAAAAGCTACAGCCGAATTGATTGATGGAGTGCTAACTATAACCATGCCAAAGCTAGGAGTAGCAAGTGCAGTTAAGTTTTAA
- the ftsH gene encoding ATP-dependent zinc metalloprotease FtsH: MPEHEPHKTPRLSQWQLTLIVSALCLILFSLFPTPTSSPKSQSYSEFIDLVESDRVERVIISPDRLKYTLKSEGFADNSEQVFTTVPVTQDTELPKILRQHQVEFSATPSNSGTWFWGFIQLLFFLFLIVNLGGLLFARNRQGTASPFAIGRSNARIYSEGSMDVTFDDVAGVDEAKTELYEIVDFLQNKTKYALVGAKIPKGVLLVGPPGTGKTLLAKAIAGEAGVPFFSISGSEFIEMFVGVGASRVRDLFDRAKKQAPAIVFIDELDALGKSRAGGGAFMGGNDEREQTLNQLLAEMDGFEPNAGVILLAATNRPEVLDPALLRPGRFDRQIVVDRPDKSGRLAILEVHARNVSLAEDVDLDKLAARTPGFAGADLANLINESALLAARNNRYAVTMADFNEATERILTGLEKKSRVLNETEKKTVAHHEVGHAIVGFLMPGTDKIEKISIVPRGIGALGYTLQLPEEDRFLAIEDEIRGRIATLLGGRAAEELIFGKVSTGASDDIQKATELAERYVTLYGMSDRLGPIAFEKVQQQYLEGMTNPRRQISPKIAEEIDLEVKAVIDGAHQTAKTILWENRELLTALAQILLKQEVLEAGQLRSHLGQAQRNEGVDRWLQTGKLAQNNLLAPALSNNGKTLKR, from the coding sequence ATGCCCGAACACGAACCTCATAAAACACCGCGATTGAGTCAATGGCAATTGACTTTGATTGTGAGTGCGCTCTGCTTGATTTTATTTAGTTTATTCCCGACTCCAACATCATCACCAAAGTCTCAATCTTACAGTGAATTTATCGACTTAGTAGAAAGCGATCGCGTCGAGCGAGTGATTATTAGCCCAGATCGCCTCAAATATACTCTCAAATCAGAAGGATTTGCCGACAACTCGGAGCAGGTTTTTACTACAGTTCCAGTGACTCAAGATACAGAGTTACCGAAGATTTTACGTCAACATCAAGTAGAATTTTCCGCAACACCTTCCAACAGCGGTACTTGGTTTTGGGGTTTTATACAACTATTATTTTTCCTCTTTTTGATAGTCAATTTGGGTGGTTTGTTATTCGCTCGCAATCGACAAGGTACGGCGAGCCCTTTTGCTATTGGTCGCAGCAACGCTCGTATTTACTCCGAAGGAAGCATGGACGTTACCTTTGATGATGTAGCGGGAGTCGATGAGGCGAAGACAGAACTTTATGAAATTGTCGATTTTTTACAAAACAAAACCAAATACGCTCTTGTAGGAGCGAAAATACCTAAAGGTGTGTTGTTAGTAGGACCTCCAGGGACGGGTAAGACTTTATTGGCAAAAGCGATCGCTGGTGAAGCTGGTGTTCCTTTTTTCAGTATTTCTGGCTCGGAATTTATCGAAATGTTTGTCGGAGTTGGTGCGTCGCGAGTGCGGGATTTATTCGATCGCGCTAAAAAACAAGCCCCTGCCATTGTCTTTATCGACGAACTAGATGCCTTGGGTAAGTCTCGCGCGGGTGGTGGAGCTTTTATGGGTGGTAACGACGAACGAGAGCAGACACTCAATCAACTACTGGCAGAAATGGATGGGTTTGAACCCAATGCAGGAGTAATTCTGCTGGCTGCTACTAACCGCCCTGAAGTTCTCGACCCTGCTTTATTACGTCCTGGTCGTTTTGACCGTCAGATTGTGGTCGATCGCCCTGATAAGTCGGGAAGACTAGCAATATTAGAAGTTCACGCTAGAAATGTTAGTTTAGCCGAAGACGTGGATTTAGATAAACTCGCCGCTCGTACTCCTGGTTTTGCTGGGGCAGATTTGGCTAACTTAATCAATGAATCCGCGCTACTGGCTGCTCGAAATAATCGCTATGCGGTAACTATGGCAGATTTTAATGAGGCTACTGAAAGAATCCTGACGGGATTGGAGAAAAAATCGCGGGTACTCAATGAGACTGAAAAGAAAACCGTTGCCCATCATGAGGTAGGTCATGCCATTGTCGGTTTCTTGATGCCTGGTACGGATAAGATTGAAAAGATTTCGATCGTTCCTCGTGGTATTGGTGCATTGGGCTATACCCTACAGCTACCAGAAGAAGATCGTTTCTTAGCGATCGAAGACGAAATTCGCGGTCGTATTGCCACACTTCTAGGAGGACGTGCTGCTGAAGAATTAATCTTTGGCAAGGTATCTACGGGAGCTAGTGACGATATTCAAAAAGCCACTGAGTTGGCTGAAAGATATGTAACTCTCTATGGCATGAGCGATCGCTTGGGTCCGATAGCTTTTGAAAAAGTACAGCAACAGTATCTTGAGGGTATGACTAATCCTCGCCGTCAGATTAGCCCAAAAATTGCTGAAGAAATCGACCTGGAAGTAAAAGCAGTAATTGATGGCGCGCATCAGACCGCTAAAACTATTCTTTGGGAAAACCGCGAACTATTGACCGCATTAGCTCAAATTCTTTTAAAACAAGAAGTTTTAGAAGCAGGACAACTGCGATCGCATCTGGGTCAAGCTCAAAGAAATGAAGGGGTAGATCGATGGTTGCAAACAGGAAAGTTAGCCCAAAATAATTTACTCGCTCCTGCCTTATCTAATAATGGAAAAACCTTGAAGAGGTAG
- a CDS encoding cytochrome P450 gives MSCYFGCSVKCESILVARYATFAALALHEHPQCRQKLQHDGEDYCEWFVQEVRRFYPFFPFAAAIVSHDFDWHEYHFTQETRVLLDLYGTNHDPQLWSNPEVFFSERFRDWNGSRFNLIPQRGGDYYINHRCPGEWITIALMKVTLNFLTQSLKYDLL, from the coding sequence ATTAGCTGCTATTTTGGATGCAGTGTCAAATGCGAATCAATATTAGTCGCCAGATACGCTACTTTTGCTGCCTTAGCACTACACGAACATCCTCAATGCCGGCAAAAACTGCAACATGATGGCGAGGATTACTGTGAATGGTTCGTGCAAGAGGTACGAAGATTTTATCCTTTCTTTCCTTTTGCAGCAGCTATAGTTAGCCACGATTTTGATTGGCACGAATATCATTTCACTCAAGAGACAAGGGTGCTGCTCGATTTATATGGCACAAACCACGATCCGCAACTATGGTCAAACCCAGAAGTATTCTTTTCCGAACGATTTCGCGACTGGAATGGAAGTCGTTTCAATTTGATTCCTCAAAGGGGTGGAGATTATTACATCAATCATCGTTGTCCTGGAGAATGGATTACGATCGCACTAATGAAAGTAACCCTTAATTTTCTCACCCAATCTCTAAAATACGATCTACTATAA
- a CDS encoding superoxide dismutase, with product MAYELPSLPYDYTALEPAISQQRGSICWGNPSISRTQSTLEFHHDKHHAGYVNKYNNAVEGTELDSKPIEEVIKAIAGDASKAGLFNNAAQAWNHTFYWQCMKPDGGGTPEGELEKKIEADFGSFDKFVEAFKNAGATQFGSGWAWLVLDGDTLKVTKTLNADNPLASGQVSLLTMDAWEHAYYLDYQNKRPAYIDNFLDKLVNWDFVAQNLSAV from the coding sequence ATGGCTTACGAATTACCATCCCTTCCATACGATTACACTGCTTTAGAACCAGCAATTTCTCAACAGCGCGGTTCTATATGCTGGGGCAACCCCAGCATATCCCGCACTCAAAGCACCTTAGAATTTCATCACGACAAACATCATGCGGGTTATGTTAATAAATACAATAATGCCGTTGAAGGAACAGAATTAGATAGCAAACCGATTGAAGAAGTCATCAAAGCGATCGCTGGAGATGCCAGTAAAGCAGGATTATTTAATAATGCTGCCCAAGCATGGAATCATACTTTTTATTGGCAATGTATGAAACCCGATGGCGGTGGTACACCTGAAGGAGAACTGGAAAAAAAAATTGAGGCTGACTTTGGTAGTTTTGATAAGTTTGTCGAAGCTTTTAAAAATGCAGGTGCAACTCAGTTTGGTAGCGGTTGGGCTTGGTTAGTTTTAGATGGAGATACTCTTAAAGTCACCAAAACCCTTAATGCTGATAATCCTCTAGCTAGCGGACAAGTTTCCCTATTGACAATGGACGCTTGGGAACACGCTTACTATCTTGATTATCAAAATAAACGTCCTGCTTATATTGATAATTTTCTCGATAAATTGGTCAACTGGGATTTTGTAGCTCAGAATCTGTCTGCTGTTTGA
- a CDS encoding L-lactate dehydrogenase — protein sequence MFEKIFALNTEVEQTNTLRLRKGVIIGAGQVGLACAYSLLIQNCFDELVLQDINTEKVEGEVMDLLHGMSFIAPTELAAGTVADAGKDADIVIITAGAAQKPGETRLDLLGRNVAIYQNLLDDVVKHCPHAILLIVTNPVDIMTYVALKISGFPSSKVIGTGTVLDTSRFRSLLAHRLNIDARSVQAYIIGEHGDSEVPVWSTANVAGRKLLSQDWEQLDSQKREYFTAIFERVKNAAYEIIQRKGYTSYAIGLAVTDIVEAIIRSQERILTVSGLVDGLYDIEDVCLGLPRVINEKGFFKTVNLNLSLREVKHLRLSANVLQDVFERLKL from the coding sequence ATGTTTGAAAAAATCTTTGCTCTCAATACTGAAGTCGAGCAAACTAATACTCTTCGTCTTCGTAAAGGAGTCATTATTGGTGCAGGGCAAGTAGGATTAGCCTGTGCATATTCTTTACTAATTCAAAATTGCTTCGATGAATTGGTTTTACAGGATATCAATACCGAAAAGGTTGAAGGAGAAGTGATGGATTTGCTCCACGGAATGTCTTTTATCGCTCCTACAGAACTGGCTGCGGGAACGGTAGCAGATGCGGGAAAGGATGCGGATATAGTAATTATTACCGCAGGTGCAGCACAAAAACCAGGAGAAACTCGCCTCGATCTGCTAGGACGTAATGTTGCTATCTATCAAAACCTGCTTGATGATGTAGTCAAGCATTGTCCCCATGCCATCCTGTTAATTGTCACCAATCCCGTAGATATTATGACCTATGTAGCATTAAAAATTTCTGGGTTTCCCAGTTCTAAGGTTATTGGTACGGGAACAGTATTAGATACATCTCGATTTCGTTCTCTACTCGCCCATAGATTAAACATTGATGCTCGTAGCGTTCAAGCTTATATCATTGGCGAACACGGAGATAGCGAAGTTCCCGTGTGGAGTACGGCTAATGTGGCTGGGCGAAAATTGCTCTCGCAAGACTGGGAACAACTTGATTCCCAAAAGCGAGAGTATTTCACGGCTATTTTTGAGCGAGTTAAAAATGCAGCTTATGAAATTATTCAACGTAAAGGATATACTTCCTATGCGATTGGTTTGGCAGTAACCGATATAGTCGAGGCAATTATCCGCTCTCAAGAGCGCATCCTTACGGTTAGTGGTCTTGTTGATGGACTGTATGATATTGAAGATGTCTGTCTGGGATTGCCTAGAGTGATTAATGAAAAAGGCTTTTTTAAAACTGTCAATCTAAATTTGAGTCTCAGAGAGGTAAAACACCTTCGCCTTTCGGCTAATGTTCTACAAGATGTTTTCGAGCGGCTCAAGCTTTAA